Proteins encoded in a region of the Ranitomeya imitator isolate aRanImi1 chromosome 9, aRanImi1.pri, whole genome shotgun sequence genome:
- the SLC29A2 gene encoding equilibrative nucleoside transporter 2, with protein MSRKDEPQDKFHFVTIIFLILGLGTLLPWNFFITAIPYFQTRLCSETLQVNEISSNNNRSSAHNETAPCKDEFSFNNWMTLLAQLPLLLCTLLNSFMYQWIPERVRIAGSMFAILSLFILTAVLVKVEMGAQTFFDLTMTTIWFINAFCAILQGSLFGLLTLFPQHYSSMFLSGQGMAGTFAAVAMILSMSSGADHRTTALGYFVTPCVGTFISITCYFLLYRMEFAKCYLSKSNTNNSKSYELETKTELLHQGEENGDAAGQKKAVLLLKDAESGVVGEEKQSVSVWIVFKKIWVMALTIVITFGVTLSVFPAITAKVISHSDNEGWKNFFNPVCCFLIFNTMDWIGRSITTKTLWPGPDCKYLPLLAASRSIFVPLFMFCNIPDRTYLYSFFFNDAWFIIFMIFFSVSNGYFVSLPMCLAPTKVLKHESETTGALMTFFLALGLSVGAGLSFGFKVLL; from the exons ATGTCTCGCAAGGATGAACCTCAAGACAA ATTCCACTTTGTCACAATTATATTCCTTATCTTAGGCCTTGGGACATTACTGCCCTGGAATTTTTTCATCACTGCAATTCCA TATTTTCAGACCCGTCTGTGTTCAGAAACCCTCCAGGTGAATGAAATTTCCTCTAACAACAATCGTTCATCTGCACACAATGAGACGGCTCCATGCAAAGATGAGTTTAGCTTCAACAATTGGATGACACTCTTAGCCCAGCTGCCTCTATTGCTGTGTACACTGCTCAACTCCTTCATGTATCAATG GATCCCAGAAAGAGTGCGGATAGCAGGCAGCATGTTTGCTATCTTGTCCCTCTTTATTCTCACAGCAGTCCTGGTTAAAGTTGAGATGGGTGCCCAGACTTTCTTCGATCTGACCATGACCACCATTTGGTTTATAAATG CCTTCTGTGCCATTTTACAAGGCAGTCTTTTTGGCTTGTTGACCCTCTTCCCTCAGCATTACAGCAGCATGTTCCTCAGCGGGCAGGGAATGGCCGGCACCTTTGCAGCAGTGGCTATGATCCTCTCTATGTCCA GTGGGGCAGATCACCGCACCACAGCCCTCGGGTATTTTGTCACTCCTTGTGTTGGGACTTTCATCTCCATCACCTGTTACTTCCTGCTTTATCGTATG gaaTTTGCAAAATGTTATCTGTCCAAGTCCAACACTAACAATTCAAAGTCCTATGAGCTTGAGACAAAAACTGAGCTGTTGCACCAAG GAGAGGAAAACGGAGATGCTGCAGGACAGAAGAAAGCTGTTCTTCTATTAAAGGATGCAGAGTCTGGAGTTGTTGGCGAGGAGAAGCAAAGCGTATCTGTCTGGATTGTTTTCAAGAAG ATCTGGGTGATGGCTCTAACTATTGTGATCACATTTGGGGTAACACTTTCCGTATTCCCTGCAATCACAGCAAAAGTCATCAGCCATAGTGATAATGAAGGCTGGA AAAATTTCTTCAATCCTGTTTGCTGCTTTTTGATTTTTAATACCATGGACTGGATTGGACGCAGTATTACTACAAAAACCTTGTGG CCGGGTCCTGATTGTAAATACCTTCCTTTACTCGCAGCAAGCCGCTCCATATTTGTACCTCTCTTTATGTTTTGTAACATTCCCGACCGCACGTACCTCTACAGCTTCTTCTTCAATGACGCCTGGTTTATCATCTTCATGATCTTCTTCTCTGTCAGCAATGGCTACTTTGTATCTCTCCCCATGTGTTTGGCACCCAC GAAAGTATTAAAACATGAGAGTGAAACTACAGGCGCCCTCATGACCTTCTTCTTGGCATTGGGACTGTCAGTCGGCGCGGGATTATCCTTCGGCTTCAAAGTACTTTTATAA